The following proteins are encoded in a genomic region of Candidatus Moraniibacteriota bacterium:
- a CDS encoding FAD-dependent oxidoreductase, whose amino-acid sequence MYDLIIIGAGPAGLGASIYASRYKIKHLVIGAEIGGQITKAWQIENYPGFESISGQELTERFKKQATALGGEIISATVENIDNVPGGFAVFIGEDKKYECKSIIFALGMNPRKLDIENEEKFIGRGISYCAICDAMFFKNKDVAVIGGGDSAATASLHLAEFANSVHLLYKEGTKCFEPAWEEKIKSNEKIKEESFSEIEKILGDEKVSGLSYTTKNGEKKEIETQGIFIEIGSAPGVVVAKELGVKTDEHDYIIVKSDQSTNLEHVYAAGDVTTGSNKFRQIATAVAEGAVAAGSVYKKMKLTENKS is encoded by the coding sequence ATGTACGATCTTATTATTATCGGCGCAGGTCCAGCAGGGCTAGGAGCTTCTATCTATGCATCTCGTTATAAAATTAAACATCTTGTTATAGGAGCTGAAATCGGAGGACAGATTACAAAAGCTTGGCAGATAGAAAATTATCCTGGTTTTGAATCAATTTCAGGACAGGAATTAACAGAACGCTTTAAAAAACAAGCAACAGCTCTGGGAGGAGAAATAATATCTGCGACAGTGGAAAACATTGATAATGTTCCTGGCGGGTTTGCTGTTTTTATTGGCGAAGACAAAAAATATGAATGCAAATCCATTATATTTGCGCTTGGTATGAATCCAAGAAAGCTTGATATTGAAAATGAAGAAAAATTTATTGGCAGAGGTATTTCCTATTGTGCAATCTGTGATGCAATGTTTTTCAAAAATAAAGATGTGGCTGTCATAGGTGGAGGCGACAGCGCAGCCACGGCCTCGCTTCATCTGGCTGAATTTGCGAATTCCGTACATCTTTTATACAAAGAAGGGACAAAATGTTTTGAACCAGCTTGGGAAGAAAAAATAAAGAGTAACGAAAAAATAAAAGAAGAATCTTTCAGCGAGATTGAAAAGATATTGGGAGATGAAAAAGTTTCTGGACTATCATATACAACAAAAAATGGAGAAAAAAAAGAAATCGAGACGCAGGGTATTTTTATAGAAATAGGTTCTGCGCCTGGGGTTGTAGTTGCTAAGGAATTAGGGGTTAAAACTGATGAACATGATTATATAATTGTAAAATCTGATCAGAGCACAAATCTTGAACATGTTTATGCAGCAGGAGATGTCACAACAGGTTCAAATAAATTTCGCCAAATTGCTACAGCAGTAGCTGAAGGTGCAGTTGCAGCTGGAAGTGTTTATAAAAAAATGAAACTTACTGAAAATAAAAGTTAA
- the trxA gene encoding thioredoxin — MAIEFTDENFEQEVIKNDKVTLVDFWASWCGPCQIMGPIIDELAKEMEGKIRIGKCNVDENGEAASKFEVMSIPSLKIFKNGKIIKEFSGVQNKEILKKELESLM, encoded by the coding sequence ATGGCTATAGAATTTACTGATGAAAATTTTGAACAGGAGGTTATAAAAAACGACAAGGTGACTTTAGTTGACTTTTGGGCGTCCTGGTGCGGACCTTGTCAGATAATGGGACCAATTATAGATGAACTAGCCAAGGAGATGGAAGGAAAAATTAGAATAGGCAAATGTAATGTGGATGAAAACGGAGAAGCTGCTTCAAAGTTTGAAGTTATGTCTATTCCTTCTCTTAAAATATTCAAAAACGGAAAAATTATAAAAGAATTTTCGGGCGTGCAAAATAAAGAAATACTCAAGAAAGAGCTGGAAAGTTTAATGTAA
- the uppS gene encoding polyprenyl diphosphate synthase, with protein sequence MLNNGKNSLPNHVVIIPDGNRRWAKEHGLKPWKGHEAGAENTEKLLRKALDLGIKCFSVWGSSLENLKKRPIEESRELLRIYEEHFTKLLKSEDIHKHQVKINFIGHWEEQFPDSLKKVLYDCLEATKNYSQNVLNFFLAYSGDDEMASAIKQIINKEIPAEAISADTIKENLMTKSLPAVDFMIRTGGEPHLSAGFMMWDTANAQLYFSEKYYPDFGIEEFEIAINDFLSRGRRLGK encoded by the coding sequence ATCATGTTGTTATTATTCCTGATGGAAACCGCCGTTGGGCGAAAGAACACGGCCTTAAACCTTGGAAAGGGCATGAAGCTGGAGCAGAAAATACTGAAAAACTTTTGCGCAAGGCCCTTGATCTTGGGATAAAATGTTTTTCTGTTTGGGGTTCATCTCTGGAAAACCTCAAAAAGCGTCCAATAGAAGAAAGCCGGGAATTATTGCGCATTTATGAAGAGCATTTTACTAAGTTGCTCAAAAGTGAAGATATTCATAAACATCAGGTAAAAATAAATTTTATTGGCCATTGGGAAGAACAGTTTCCGGATTCTTTGAAAAAAGTTTTATATGATTGCCTTGAAGCGACTAAAAACTATTCCCAGAATGTTCTTAATTTTTTTCTGGCTTACAGTGGTGATGATGAAATGGCTAGTGCTATAAAACAGATTATTAATAAGGAGATTCCAGCAGAAGCTATCTCTGCAGATACGATAAAGGAAAATCTTATGACCAAATCTTTGCCGGCTGTTGATTTTATGATTCGTACTGGCGGTGAGCCTCATTTAAGTGCCGGTTTTATGATGTGGGACACCGCTAATGCTCAGCTTTATTTTTCAGAAAAATATTATCCTGATTTTGGAATAGAAGAGTTCGAAATAGCTATCAATGATTTCCTGAGTCGCGGCAGAAGGTTGGGTAAATAA